One Streptomyces sp. CNQ-509 DNA window includes the following coding sequences:
- a CDS encoding L-serine ammonia-lyase → MAISVFDLFSIGIGPSSSHTVGPMRASRMFARRLKNEGLLAHTAAVRAELFGSLGATGHGHGTPKAVLLGLEGHSPRTVDIEWAEGEVERIRATGRLHLLGAEIGRDHEIPFDASADLVLHRRRSLPYHANGMTLAAYDADGGTLLAKTYYSVGGGFVVDEEAVGEDRIKLDDTVLKHPFRTADEMLRRTRETGLSLSSLMLENERAWRTEAEIRAGLLEIWRVMRDCVARGTSREGILPGGLKVRRRAAGEARQLRAAGDPAAHAMEWVTLYAMAVNEENAAGGRVVTAPTNGAAGIIPAVLHYAADFVPGRDSRAGEEDTAVRFLLAAGAIGMLFKENASISGAEVGCQGEVGSACSMAAGGLAEILGGTPEQVENAAEIGIEHNLGLTCDPIGGLVQIPCIERNGMAAVKAITAARMALRGDGQHFVSLDKAIKTMKETGADMKVKYKETARGGLAVNVVEC, encoded by the coding sequence GTGGCCATCTCCGTCTTCGACCTCTTCTCGATCGGCATCGGCCCGTCGAGCTCGCACACGGTCGGCCCGATGCGGGCCTCCCGGATGTTCGCGCGCCGGCTGAAGAACGAGGGCCTGCTGGCCCACACCGCCGCCGTACGCGCCGAACTCTTCGGCTCCCTGGGCGCCACCGGCCACGGCCACGGCACCCCCAAGGCCGTGCTCCTCGGCCTGGAGGGCCACTCGCCGCGCACCGTCGACATCGAGTGGGCCGAGGGCGAGGTGGAGCGCATCCGCGCCACCGGGCGGCTGCACCTGCTGGGCGCCGAGATAGGGCGCGACCACGAGATCCCCTTCGACGCCTCCGCCGACCTCGTCCTGCACCGGCGCCGCTCGCTGCCGTACCACGCGAACGGCATGACGCTGGCCGCGTACGACGCGGACGGCGGGACGCTGCTGGCGAAGACCTACTACTCGGTGGGCGGCGGCTTCGTCGTCGACGAGGAGGCGGTCGGCGAGGACCGGATCAAGCTCGACGACACCGTGCTGAAGCACCCGTTCCGTACCGCGGACGAGATGCTGCGCCGCACCCGCGAGACCGGCCTGTCGCTCTCCTCGCTGATGCTGGAGAACGAGCGCGCCTGGCGCACCGAGGCGGAGATCCGCGCCGGGCTGCTGGAGATCTGGCGGGTCATGCGCGACTGCGTCGCCCGCGGGACCAGCCGGGAGGGCATCCTCCCCGGCGGCCTGAAGGTCCGCCGCCGCGCCGCCGGCGAGGCCCGCCAGCTCCGCGCGGCGGGGGACCCGGCGGCGCACGCGATGGAGTGGGTCACCCTCTACGCGATGGCGGTCAACGAGGAGAACGCCGCCGGCGGCCGCGTCGTCACCGCCCCCACCAACGGCGCGGCGGGCATCATCCCCGCGGTCCTCCACTACGCGGCGGACTTCGTACCGGGCAGGGATAGCCGCGCCGGGGAGGAAGACACCGCGGTCCGCTTCCTCCTCGCGGCCGGCGCGATCGGCATGCTCTTCAAGGAGAACGCCTCCATCTCCGGCGCGGAGGTCGGCTGCCAGGGGGAGGTGGGCTCCGCCTGCTCCATGGCCGCGGGCGGCCTCGCCGAGATCCTCGGCGGCACCCCGGAACAAGTCGAGAACGCCGCCGAGATCGGCATCGAGCACAACCTGGGCCTGACCTGCGACCCGATCGGCGGCCTGGTCCAGATCCCGTGCATCGAACGCAACGGCATGGCGGCGGTCAAGGCCATCACGGCGGCCCGCATGGCACTGCGCGGCGACGGCCAGCACTTCGTCTCCCTCGACAAGGCCATCAAGACGATGAAGGAGACGGGTGCGGACATGAAGGTCAAGTACAAGGAGACGGCCCGCGGCGGCCTCGCGGTCAACGTGGTGGAGTGCTGA
- the glyA gene encoding serine hydroxymethyltransferase, with amino-acid sequence MSLLNGSLHEVDPEVAAAVDAELKRQQSTLEMIASENFAPVAVLEAQGSVLTNKYAEGYPGRRYYGGCEYVDVAEELARERVKALFGAEAANVQPHSGASANAAAMFAVLKPGDTILGLDLAHGGHLTHGMKINFSGKLYDVAAYHVDAETGQVDMAEVERLAKERRPKLIIAGWSAYPRQLDFAGFRRIADEVDALLMVDMAHFAGLVAAGLHPNPVPYADIVTTTTHKTLGGPRGGVILSRQALAKKINSAVFPGQQGGPLEHVIAAKAVSFKIAASEEFRERQRRTLDGARILAERLLRDDARAAGVSVLSGGTDVHLVLVDLRASELDGQQAEDRLHEIGITVNRNAVPDDPRPPMVTSGLRIGSPALATRGFTAADFEEVADVIAEALKAPLTRWGSDDPKTAALAARVTALAQKHPLYPGL; translated from the coding sequence ATGTCCCTTCTGAACGGCTCGCTCCACGAGGTCGACCCCGAGGTCGCCGCCGCCGTGGACGCCGAACTCAAGCGCCAGCAGTCCACCCTCGAAATGATCGCCTCGGAGAACTTCGCCCCGGTCGCCGTGCTGGAGGCGCAGGGCTCGGTCCTCACCAACAAGTACGCCGAGGGCTATCCCGGCCGCCGCTACTACGGCGGCTGCGAGTACGTCGACGTCGCCGAGGAGCTGGCCCGCGAGCGGGTCAAGGCGCTCTTCGGCGCCGAGGCGGCGAACGTCCAGCCGCACTCGGGCGCGTCGGCGAACGCGGCGGCGATGTTCGCGGTGCTCAAGCCGGGCGACACGATCCTGGGCCTGGACCTGGCCCACGGCGGGCACCTGACCCACGGCATGAAGATCAATTTCTCCGGCAAGCTGTACGACGTCGCCGCCTACCACGTCGACGCCGAGACCGGCCAGGTCGACATGGCCGAGGTCGAGCGGCTGGCCAAGGAGCGGCGGCCGAAGCTGATCATCGCCGGCTGGTCGGCGTACCCGCGGCAGCTCGACTTCGCCGGCTTCCGCCGGATCGCCGACGAGGTCGACGCGCTGCTGATGGTCGACATGGCGCACTTCGCCGGTCTCGTGGCCGCGGGCCTGCACCCCAACCCCGTGCCGTACGCGGACATCGTCACCACCACGACGCACAAGACCCTCGGCGGCCCACGCGGCGGGGTCATCCTCTCCCGCCAGGCCCTCGCCAAGAAGATCAACTCGGCGGTCTTCCCCGGCCAGCAGGGCGGCCCGCTGGAGCACGTGATCGCGGCCAAGGCGGTGTCCTTCAAGATCGCCGCGTCCGAGGAGTTCCGCGAGCGGCAGCGGCGCACGCTGGACGGCGCCCGGATCCTGGCCGAGCGGCTGCTGCGGGACGACGCCCGCGCGGCCGGCGTCTCGGTGCTCTCCGGCGGTACGGACGTCCACCTGGTCCTGGTCGACCTGCGCGCGTCCGAGCTGGACGGCCAGCAGGCCGAGGACCGGCTCCACGAGATCGGCATCACCGTCAACCGCAACGCGGTCCCGGACGACCCCCGCCCGCCCATGGTCACCTCCGGCCTGCGCATCGGCTCGCCCGCGCTGGCCACCCGCGGCTTCACCGCCGCGGACTTCGAGGAGGTCGCCGACGTCATCGCGGAAGCCCTCAAAGCACCCCTCACCCGCTGGGGTTCCGACGATCCGAAGACGGCCGCACTCGCCGCCCGGGTCACGGCCCTGGCGCAGAAGCACCCGCTGTACCCCGGCCTGTAG
- the gcvH gene encoding glycine cleavage system protein GcvH codes for MSNPEHLRYSKEHEWVATADGVATVGITAHAANALGDVVFVQLPDVGAAVTAGEPCGELESTKSVSDLYAPVTGEVTETNQDVVDDPALVNSGPFEDGWLFRVRVSAEAADLMSAAEYTEFTAG; via the coding sequence ATGAGCAACCCTGAGCACCTGCGCTACAGCAAGGAACACGAGTGGGTCGCGACCGCCGACGGCGTCGCCACCGTCGGCATCACCGCCCACGCCGCGAACGCGCTGGGCGATGTCGTCTTCGTCCAGTTGCCGGACGTGGGCGCCGCGGTCACCGCGGGCGAGCCCTGCGGCGAGCTGGAGTCGACGAAGTCCGTCTCCGACCTCTACGCGCCGGTGACCGGGGAGGTCACCGAGACCAACCAGGACGTCGTGGACGACCCGGCGCTGGTGAACTCCGGCCCGTTCGAGGACGGCTGGCTCTTCCGGGTGCGCGTCTCGGCCGAGGCCGCCGACCTGATGTCCGCCGCCGAGTACACCGAGTTCACCGCGGGCTGA
- the gcvT gene encoding glycine cleavage system aminomethyltransferase GcvT: protein MTTESPAPRRTALDATHRALGATMTDFAGWDMPLRYGSEREEHVAVRTRAGLFDLSHMGEIAVTGPQAADLLDYALVGRLSAVRPGRARYTMICREDGGILDDLIVYRLADEEYMIVANAANAQVVLDALAERAAGFPGAGVRDDRDAYALIAVQGPRSQEILGRVTDADLAGLKYYAGLPGTVAGADALIARTGYTGEDGFELFVRPADAAAVWAALTAAGADDGLVPCGLSCRDTLRLEAGMPLYGHELTTALTPFDAGLGRVVKLDKPGDFVGREALEEAAGRAAAEPPRVLVGLVAEGRRVPRAGYEVVAGGRRIGEVTSGAPSPTLGKPIAMAYVDAAHAGPGPSAATGVGVDIRGSHEPYEVVALPFYKRP from the coding sequence ATGACCACTGAGAGCCCTGCACCGCGCCGTACCGCGCTCGACGCCACGCACCGCGCCCTCGGCGCCACCATGACCGACTTCGCCGGCTGGGACATGCCGCTGCGCTACGGCAGCGAGCGCGAGGAGCACGTCGCGGTGCGCACCCGCGCCGGCCTCTTCGACCTCTCCCACATGGGCGAGATCGCCGTCACCGGCCCGCAGGCCGCGGACCTGCTGGACTACGCCCTGGTGGGCCGGCTCTCCGCGGTGCGCCCGGGCCGCGCCCGGTACACGATGATCTGCCGCGAGGACGGCGGCATCCTCGACGACCTGATCGTCTACCGGCTCGCCGACGAGGAGTACATGATCGTCGCGAACGCCGCCAACGCCCAGGTCGTCCTGGACGCCCTCGCCGAACGGGCCGCCGGCTTCCCGGGCGCCGGGGTGCGGGACGACCGGGACGCGTACGCCCTGATCGCCGTGCAGGGCCCCAGGTCGCAGGAGATCCTGGGCCGGGTCACCGACGCGGACCTGGCCGGCCTGAAGTACTACGCGGGCCTGCCCGGCACCGTCGCCGGCGCGGACGCGCTCATCGCCCGTACCGGCTACACCGGCGAGGACGGCTTCGAGCTCTTCGTACGCCCCGCGGACGCGGCCGCCGTCTGGGCGGCGCTCACCGCGGCGGGCGCGGACGACGGCCTGGTGCCGTGCGGGCTCTCCTGCCGCGACACCCTGCGTCTGGAGGCCGGCATGCCGCTCTACGGGCACGAGCTGACGACCGCGCTCACGCCCTTCGACGCCGGGCTCGGCCGGGTCGTCAAGCTCGACAAGCCCGGCGACTTCGTCGGGCGCGAGGCGCTCGAAGAGGCCGCCGGGCGCGCCGCGGCGGAGCCGCCGCGGGTGCTGGTCGGCCTGGTCGCCGAGGGCCGGCGGGTGCCGCGCGCCGGGTACGAGGTGGTGGCCGGCGGCCGGCGCATCGGCGAGGTCACCTCCGGCGCCCCCTCCCCCACCCTGGGCAAGCCGATCGCGATGGCGTACGTGGACGCCGCGCACGCCGGTCCCGGGCCCTCGGCGGCCACCGGCGTGGGCGTCGACATCCGCGGCAGCCACGAGCCGTACGAGGTCGTCGCCCTGCCGTTCTACAAGCGCCCCTGA
- a CDS encoding AAA family ATPase, with translation MTVEQAASRERLRYPEGDIVVISGLPGSGKSTLMRRTQPPAAVRLIDSQYVRERWARKLGRRLPYALYRPLVRIDHYARLRLAVRAGGSLVVHDCGTLPWVRWWLTRQARRHGRGMHVVVLDVPAAVARERQARRGRAVSRYAFARHRWAHRRLLDWASAGQPAEGCHSVLVLDGEATGTLRSISFG, from the coding sequence GTGACGGTGGAGCAGGCGGCCTCCAGAGAACGGCTTCGATATCCGGAGGGGGACATCGTCGTGATCTCCGGGCTGCCGGGCAGCGGCAAGAGCACGCTCATGCGCCGCACGCAGCCGCCCGCCGCGGTCCGGCTGATCGACTCGCAGTACGTGCGCGAGCGCTGGGCGCGCAAGCTGGGCAGGCGGCTGCCGTACGCCCTCTACCGGCCGTTAGTCCGCATCGACCACTACGCGCGACTGCGCCTGGCGGTCCGCGCGGGCGGCAGCCTCGTCGTGCACGACTGCGGCACGCTGCCGTGGGTGCGCTGGTGGCTGACCAGGCAGGCCAGGCGGCACGGGCGCGGGATGCACGTCGTGGTGCTCGACGTGCCGGCGGCCGTGGCGCGGGAGCGGCAGGCGCGGCGCGGGCGCGCGGTCTCGCGGTACGCCTTCGCCCGCCACCGGTGGGCGCACCGCAGGCTGCTGGACTGGGCGAGCGCCGGGCAGCCGGCGGAGGGCTGCCACTCGGTGCTGGTACTGGACGGCGAGGCGACCGGGACGCTGCGCTCGATCAGCTTCGGCTGA
- a CDS encoding enhanced serine sensitivity protein SseB has protein sequence MSFDYRSPQPPATGGFPGNELEEVLAASLGNPQAAPRLLEVLGRSSLWVPLPAGGGPDSPSLPVPTTEIGGAPYVPVFSSQEEFLRVSGSHMSFTVAPAREFARGLPPQVGIAVNPGGTVGVPLPPAAVAELCRDRGAARLPGEARGGRVRLFTPDWQDDPVDFLAVAREEFERIGVVRSARRGLASVEGGAVQLYIGVELLDTYDESRQATVEALGRALGAQPVPWKVQLVFLDAAVDPVITWMRAKVEPFYIRVG, from the coding sequence ATGAGCTTCGACTACCGCTCCCCGCAGCCCCCCGCCACGGGCGGCTTCCCCGGCAACGAGCTGGAGGAGGTGCTCGCCGCCTCGCTCGGCAACCCGCAGGCCGCCCCGCGGCTGCTGGAGGTGCTGGGCCGCAGCAGCCTCTGGGTGCCGCTGCCCGCGGGCGGCGGGCCCGACAGCCCCTCGCTCCCCGTGCCGACGACCGAGATAGGCGGCGCGCCGTACGTGCCGGTGTTCTCCTCGCAGGAGGAGTTCCTGCGGGTCAGCGGCTCCCACATGTCGTTCACCGTCGCGCCCGCCCGCGAGTTCGCCCGCGGGCTGCCGCCGCAGGTCGGCATCGCGGTCAACCCCGGCGGCACGGTCGGCGTGCCGCTGCCGCCCGCGGCGGTCGCGGAGCTGTGCCGGGACCGCGGGGCGGCGCGGCTGCCGGGGGAGGCGCGCGGCGGCCGGGTGCGGCTGTTCACGCCGGACTGGCAGGACGACCCGGTGGACTTCCTGGCGGTCGCGCGGGAGGAGTTCGAGCGGATCGGGGTGGTACGCAGCGCGCGCCGGGGGCTCGCGAGCGTCGAGGGCGGTGCGGTGCAGCTCTACATCGGGGTGGAGCTGCTGGACACGTACGACGAGAGCAGGCAGGCGACGGTGGAGGCGCTGGGCCGCGCGCTGGGCGCGCAGCCGGTGCCGTGGAAGGTCCAACTGGTCTTCCTCGACGCCGCGGTGGACCCGGTGATCACCTGGATGCGGGCCAAGGTCGAGCCGTTCTACATCCGGGTCGGCTGA
- a CDS encoding enhanced serine sensitivity protein SseB C-terminal domain-containing protein: MDQLVRQVAPGRYDAYEALLAALAAGQVWMLLWQGRPDSPDAQYGSMQIEGHAYAPCFSSDRELAASGWAGAHEPVAGAEIAAALYPDRWGLWLDPHAAGGGVGVPWLDLRRVATGLDRLPAGPLRIAEPVVDVAQFYALLGQTAHRTPAVRTLCRAWVQPVLGEPYLAIGIDLYDTGAQSVAAAQSMMQESVAAVPPGLAVSTVALADDHDPVAMWMRANSRPFFDRGAYGGGPAAPPAGYGYPPPHSAGGAPQSGWQPGPAPQF, from the coding sequence GTGGACCAGTTGGTCCGCCAGGTGGCTCCCGGCAGGTACGACGCGTACGAGGCGCTGCTCGCCGCGCTGGCCGCCGGGCAGGTGTGGATGCTGCTCTGGCAGGGCCGCCCCGACTCGCCCGACGCGCAGTACGGCAGCATGCAGATCGAGGGCCACGCCTACGCGCCCTGCTTCAGCTCCGACCGCGAGCTGGCCGCCAGCGGCTGGGCCGGCGCCCACGAGCCCGTCGCCGGGGCGGAGATCGCCGCCGCGCTCTACCCCGACCGCTGGGGCCTCTGGCTCGACCCGCACGCCGCGGGCGGCGGCGTCGGCGTCCCCTGGCTCGACCTGCGCCGGGTGGCCACGGGCCTGGACCGGCTGCCCGCGGGCCCGCTGCGGATCGCGGAACCGGTCGTGGACGTCGCGCAGTTCTACGCCCTGCTGGGCCAGACCGCCCACCGCACCCCCGCCGTGCGCACGCTCTGCCGCGCCTGGGTGCAGCCGGTGCTCGGCGAGCCGTACCTCGCCATCGGCATCGACCTGTACGACACGGGCGCGCAGTCCGTCGCCGCGGCGCAGTCGATGATGCAGGAGTCCGTGGCCGCCGTGCCCCCGGGCCTGGCGGTCTCCACGGTGGCGCTGGCCGACGACCACGACCCGGTGGCGATGTGGATGCGGGCGAACTCCCGGCCGTTCTTCGACCGCGGCGCCTACGGCGGCGGCCCGGCCGCCCCGCCCGCCGGCTACGGCTACCCGCCGCCGCACTCCGCGGGCGGCGCCCCGCAGTCCGGCTGGCAGCCGGGACCCGCCCCGCAGTTCTGA
- a CDS encoding ABC transporter permease, whose protein sequence is MTAPIETTGATEATPEALVEGVDKSRIEGRSLGRIAWMRLKRDRVAMAGGVVVVLLILIAALSRPIQSVFGLDPNKLNQDLVDPSLATPYGSFGGMSWDHPLGVEPRLGRDIATRILEGSWVSLLVAFGATLVAVVIGTVLGVIAGYYGKWADTIISRTMDTFLAFPVLLFAISISAALQGGAFGLKGLQLHIGVLIFVIGFFSWPYIGRIVRGQTLSLREREFVEAAKSLGARGPFILFRELLPNLVGPILVYSTLLIPTNILFEAALSFLGVGIQPPQASWGGMLSSAIDYYQVDPMFMVVPGVAIFLSVLAFNLLGDGLRDALDPKGRR, encoded by the coding sequence ATGACGGCACCTATCGAGACCACCGGCGCCACCGAGGCGACGCCGGAAGCTCTCGTCGAGGGCGTGGACAAGAGCCGGATCGAGGGCCGTTCGCTCGGGCGTATCGCCTGGATGCGGCTGAAGCGCGACCGCGTCGCCATGGCCGGCGGCGTCGTCGTGGTGCTCCTCATCCTGATCGCCGCGCTCTCCCGGCCGATCCAGTCGGTCTTCGGGCTCGACCCCAACAAGCTCAACCAGGACCTCGTCGACCCCTCCCTGGCCACGCCGTACGGCTCCTTCGGCGGCATGAGCTGGGACCACCCGCTGGGCGTGGAGCCGCGGCTCGGCCGCGACATCGCCACCCGGATCCTGGAGGGCTCCTGGGTCTCGTTGCTCGTCGCCTTCGGCGCGACGCTGGTCGCCGTCGTGATCGGCACCGTCCTCGGCGTGATCGCCGGCTACTACGGCAAGTGGGCGGACACGATCATCAGCCGGACCATGGACACGTTCCTGGCCTTCCCGGTGCTGCTCTTCGCCATCTCCATCTCCGCCGCGCTGCAGGGCGGCGCGTTCGGGCTGAAGGGGCTGCAACTCCACATCGGCGTGCTGATCTTCGTCATCGGCTTCTTCAGTTGGCCGTACATCGGCCGCATCGTCCGCGGACAGACGCTCAGCCTCCGCGAACGCGAGTTCGTGGAGGCCGCGAAGAGCCTGGGCGCGCGCGGCCCCTTCATCCTCTTCCGGGAGCTGCTGCCGAACCTGGTGGGGCCGATCCTCGTCTACTCCACCCTGCTGATCCCGACCAACATCCTCTTCGAGGCGGCGCTCAGCTTCCTCGGCGTGGGCATCCAGCCGCCGCAGGCCTCCTGGGGCGGCATGCTGAGCAGCGCGATCGACTACTACCAGGTCGATCCGATGTTCATGGTCGTACCGGGCGTGGCGATCTTCCTGTCCGTGCTGGCCTTCAACCTCTTGGGCGACGGGCTCAGGGACGCACTCGATCCCAAGGGCCGCCGATGA
- a CDS encoding ABC transporter substrate-binding protein, protein MLAVAVSVALTVSACGGGGNDDSSDGEGGGAAANAAIDKVLNASDKKGGTLVYESADVPDSMDPGNTYYGYVWNFSRLYARSLMTYAPGPGAQAAEPVPDLAEGPGEATDGGKTWTYKIKKGVKYEDGTEITAGDVKYAVERSNYARDVLSLGPNYFAQYLKNPDDYKGPYKDKSEEGISSIETPDDHTIVFKLDQAFQEFDYLVAMTQTAPVPRDKDNGSDYQKNIVSSGSYKFESFDLDKSATLVRNDQWDPKTDKIRKQLPDKIEIRFKVNAETIDKNIEAGKTHIMFDALGVTGQTQSQLLRDKSNMIDNPTGGRLTYLAMNTQLAPFDDVNCRKAVEFAVDKDSSMRALGGEPKGDIATTALPPDVPSHEAYDDPYATEGNKGDVEKAKAALKECGKPDGFDTVLTARTERQDEIDNATAIQAALKKVGINAEIQKFPGGKYFTDFAGSRKWTEDNNAGLYMMQWGSDWPSGYGFLQQIANGGALGESGNTNISYLDDPEINKLLDDSIANPDKAARAKAYAEVDKKMLETAAIVPLSYFKVLHQRSDQLTNLVVSQAFSGQYDYLNLGLK, encoded by the coding sequence ATGCTCGCGGTTGCCGTCTCGGTCGCGCTGACCGTCTCCGCCTGCGGCGGTGGCGGCAACGACGACTCCTCGGACGGCGAGGGCGGCGGCGCCGCCGCCAACGCGGCGATCGATAAGGTCCTCAACGCCTCGGACAAGAAGGGCGGCACCCTCGTCTACGAGTCCGCCGACGTGCCGGACTCGATGGACCCGGGCAACACGTACTACGGCTACGTGTGGAACTTCAGCCGCCTGTACGCGCGCTCCCTCATGACGTACGCCCCCGGCCCGGGCGCGCAGGCCGCGGAGCCGGTGCCGGACCTCGCCGAGGGTCCCGGTGAGGCCACCGACGGCGGCAAGACCTGGACGTACAAGATCAAGAAGGGCGTCAAGTACGAGGACGGCACCGAGATCACGGCCGGCGACGTCAAGTACGCCGTCGAGCGGAGCAACTACGCCCGCGACGTGCTCTCCCTCGGCCCGAACTACTTCGCCCAGTACCTGAAGAACCCGGACGACTACAAGGGTCCGTACAAGGACAAGAGCGAAGAGGGCATCTCGTCCATCGAGACCCCGGACGACCACACGATCGTCTTCAAGCTCGACCAGGCGTTCCAGGAGTTCGACTACCTGGTGGCCATGACCCAGACGGCGCCGGTGCCGCGGGACAAGGACAACGGCTCGGACTACCAGAAGAACATCGTCTCCTCCGGCTCGTACAAGTTCGAGAGCTTCGACCTGGACAAGTCCGCCACCCTGGTCCGCAACGACCAGTGGGACCCCAAGACGGACAAGATCCGCAAGCAGCTCCCGGACAAGATCGAGATCCGGTTCAAGGTCAACGCCGAGACCATCGACAAGAACATCGAGGCCGGCAAGACCCACATCATGTTCGACGCCCTCGGCGTCACCGGTCAGACCCAGTCCCAGCTCCTGCGGGACAAGTCCAACATGATCGACAACCCGACCGGTGGCCGGCTCACCTACCTGGCCATGAACACCCAGCTCGCGCCCTTCGACGACGTCAACTGCCGCAAGGCCGTGGAGTTCGCCGTCGACAAGGACTCCTCGATGCGCGCGCTCGGCGGTGAGCCCAAGGGTGACATCGCCACCACCGCGCTGCCCCCGGACGTCCCGAGCCACGAGGCGTACGACGACCCGTACGCCACCGAGGGCAACAAGGGCGACGTCGAGAAGGCCAAGGCCGCGCTGAAGGAGTGCGGCAAGCCCGACGGGTTCGACACCGTGCTGACCGCACGCACCGAGCGGCAGGACGAGATCGACAACGCCACCGCGATCCAGGCGGCCCTGAAGAAGGTCGGCATCAACGCCGAGATCCAGAAGTTCCCCGGCGGCAAGTACTTCACCGACTTCGCGGGCTCCCGCAAGTGGACCGAGGACAACAACGCCGGTCTGTACATGATGCAGTGGGGTTCCGACTGGCCCAGCGGCTACGGCTTCCTGCAGCAGATCGCCAACGGCGGCGCGCTCGGCGAGTCCGGCAACACGAACATCTCGTACCTGGACGACCCGGAGATCAACAAGCTCCTGGACGACTCGATCGCGAACCCCGACAAGGCGGCCCGCGCCAAGGCGTACGCCGAGGTGGACAAGAAGATGCTGGAGACGGCGGCCATCGTGCCCCTCTCCTACTTCAAGGTCCTGCACCAGCGTTCGGACCAGCTCACCAACCTGGTGGTCTCGCAGGCGTTCAGCGGTCAGTACGACTACCTGAACCTCGGCCTGAAGTAG
- a CDS encoding ABC transporter permease, which produces MFAYLIRRLMAAVVLLFVVSAITYAIFFVLPRLAGSTPDQLAAQYIGKSPDPKTIDAVKKNLGLDDPVYVQYWDFIRGIFAGREFNFGPDPSQCNAPCLGYSFRKHVEVWPEMMDRLPVTASLAIGAAVLWLISGVTTGVISALRPGSIFDRAAMGIALAGVSLPMFFTGTVALALFVYHWQIFPNEYTPLTDNPVRWFQGLMLPWFSLAFLYSALYARLTRAGMLETMGEDYIRTARAKGLKEPVVIARHGLRSALTPIVTIFGMDFALLLGGAVITETVFSFNGVGSWAVQSINENDLPPILGVTLFAAFFIVICNLVVDFVYAAIDPRVRVS; this is translated from the coding sequence GTGTTCGCGTATCTCATCCGGCGGCTGATGGCCGCAGTGGTGCTGCTGTTCGTCGTGAGCGCCATCACCTACGCCATCTTCTTCGTCCTGCCGCGGCTCGCCGGCAGCACCCCCGACCAGCTCGCCGCGCAGTACATCGGCAAGAGCCCGGACCCCAAGACCATCGACGCGGTCAAGAAGAACCTCGGCCTCGACGATCCCGTCTACGTCCAGTACTGGGACTTCATCCGCGGCATCTTCGCCGGCCGGGAGTTCAACTTCGGCCCCGACCCGTCGCAGTGCAACGCGCCCTGCCTCGGCTACTCCTTCCGCAAGCACGTGGAGGTCTGGCCGGAGATGATGGACCGGCTGCCGGTCACCGCCTCGCTGGCCATCGGTGCCGCCGTGCTGTGGCTGATCTCCGGGGTGACGACGGGCGTGATCTCGGCGCTGCGCCCGGGGTCGATCTTCGACCGTGCGGCCATGGGCATCGCCCTGGCGGGCGTCTCGCTGCCGATGTTCTTCACCGGCACCGTCGCGCTGGCGCTGTTCGTCTACCACTGGCAGATCTTCCCGAACGAGTACACACCGCTCACCGACAATCCGGTGCGCTGGTTCCAGGGGCTGATGCTGCCCTGGTTCTCCCTGGCGTTCCTCTATTCCGCGCTCTATGCGAGACTCACGCGCGCCGGGATGCTGGAGACCATGGGCGAGGACTACATCCGCACCGCCCGCGCGAAGGGCCTGAAGGAGCCGGTGGTGATCGCCCGGCACGGACTGCGCTCCGCGCTGACGCCCATCGTGACCATCTTCGGCATGGACTTCGCGCTGCTGCTCGGCGGGGCGGTGATCACCGAGACGGTGTTCTCCTTCAACGGGGTCGGCTCCTGGGCGGTGCAGTCCATCAACGAGAACGACCTGCCGCCGATCCTCGGCGTGACGTTGTTCGCCGCCTTCTTCATCGTGATCTGCAATCTGGTGGTCGACTTCGTGTACGCCGCCATCGACCCGAGGGTGAGGGTCTCGTGA